In Yarrowia lipolytica chromosome 1F, complete sequence, a genomic segment contains:
- a CDS encoding uncharacterized protein (Compare to YALI0F11825g, weakly similar to uniprot|P36033 Saccharomyces cerevisiae YKL220c and DEHA0C07007g Debaryomyces hansenii), with protein sequence MQLSKLLLAAGVALAMKSPKDMEVETLSRLLKSYTLWGDCEDLKCACKQELFPASVAITVDENVRDEWKEEIYDKFIVSKCKKAKVLSYSKALAVTESDEPLDSTKAKPKKPIEHPVVFMPKAYQHMYKSSKVSMQNKDTGLWTGGFLTGYWLFLAFGCMVLNLFRWFTWKRSANRSVLKRPNALVRAYQRHIEMPALYGFRHMQRINFYGIEMSIPTRWETIVIFFYFACSVILLATRYEVVHPESARFGSQRQQLLKYVADRAGIQVTVQLPMLVLFALRNNFLMWLTGWSFSTYQCFHRAVARVTYLQIIVHASCYHMFDGAKSGGIRPNLWVKVYFKGGVVAAVAMACLILSGLFRHKWYEAFLFFHIGAAIVALYFTYDHLSTLEYMEPVYVAFGLWAADWLIRALRVLWINIRWFRSSSVFMTEAQMSLVDSDVVKMDINTPCRWTVKPGQYVFIHIFRMGLLESHPFSVMTSENGSFQLMARARGGMTRRLTKSIAKGNTNMKMLIDGVYGHTQPVDLYDNVLLVAGGIGITAVIPYAEDIVARNIPAKVKLMWTVRDITHLELMADRLEKLVEDGHVQLELYVSQTHGDTTYLSSPVEEKGSFNDKIEEEESDSGNSQEDLGNAEADKDVMRAKKDHHLHLHQHNPDLAEEVLEKGIQHPPKQVPVPGSQGKMPLYASLVNMGKRPVLTEVVTATFTEAEGSVAVLGCGPATMVDALRGVVSAEMGLVINGRVDYYEEAFGW encoded by the coding sequence ATGCAACTCTCCAAACTGCTTCTGGCCGCCGGAGTGGCACTGGCCATGAAGTCGCCCAAGGATATGGAGGTCGAGACTCTGTCGCGACTTCTCAAGAGCTACACTCTCTGGGGTGACTGCGAAGATCTCAAATGCGCGTGCAAGCAGGAGCTTTTCCCCGCCTCCGTGGCCATCACCGTGGACGAAAACGTGCGGGACGAGTGGAAAGAAGAGATCTACGACAAGTTCATTGTGTCCAAATGtaagaaggccaaggtcCTTTCTTACAGCAAGGCCCTGGCTGTGACTGAGTCGGACGAACCGCTCGActccaccaaggccaagccTAAAAAGCCCATCGAGCACCCCGTCGTCTTCATGCCCAAGGCCTACCAGCACATGTACAAGTCGTCCAAGGTGTCGATGCAGAACAAGGACACGGGTCTATGGACCGGCGGCTTTCTGACAGGCTACTGGCTGTTTTTGGCGTTTGGTTGTATGGTTCTCAACCTCTTCCGATGGTTCACCTGGAAGCGATCGGCCAACCGGTCTGTTTTGAAGCGTCCCAACGCTCTGGTTCGGGCCTACCAACGTCATATTGAAATGCCCGCTCTCTACGGATTCAGACACATGCAGCGAATCAACTTCTACGGCATTGAAATGTCCATCCCTACCCGATGGGAAACAATTGTCATTTTCTTCTACTTTGCCTGCTCCGTCATTCTGTTGGCAACCCGATACGAAGTGGTGCATCCCGAAAGTGCCCGGTTCGGCTCCCAGAGACAAcagctgctcaagtacGTTGCCGACCGGGCGGGAATCCAGGTCACGGTCCAATTGCCCATGCTCGTGCTGTTTGCGCTCAGAAACAACTTTCTCATGTGGTTGACGGGCTGGTCCTTCTCTACCTACCAGTGTTTCCATCGAGCGGTTGCCCGAGTGACCTATCTTCAGATCATTGTTCACGCCTCGTGTTACCACATGTTTGACGGCGCCAAAAGCGGCGGAATCCGGCCCAATCTATGGGTAAAGGTCTACTTCAAGGGAGGCGTGGTTGCCGCCGTGGCCATGGCGTGTCTGATTCTGTCGGGTCTGTTTCGACACAAGTGGTACGAGGCCTTTCTCTTTTTCCACATTGGAGCCGCCATTGTCGCTCTCTACTTCACCTACGACCATCTGTCCACTCTGGAGTACATGGAGCCCGTCTATGTTGCCTTTGGCCTGTGGGCCGCCGACTGGCTCATTCGGGCACTGCGGGTGCTGTGGATTAACATCCGATGGTTCCGGTCCTCCAGCGTGTTTATGACCGAGGCCCAGATGTCGCTGGTCGACTCCGACGTTGTCAAGATGGACATCAACACCCCCTGCCGATGGACTGTCAAGCCCGGTCAGTACGTGTTCATCCACATTTTCCGAATGGGTCTGTTGGAGTCGCATCCCTTTTCAGTCATGACCTCGGAGAACGGCTCGTTTCAGCTCATGGCCCGGGCTAGAGGTGGCATGACTCGACGACTCACCAAGAGTATCGCCAAGGGCAACACCAACATGAAGATGCTGATTGACGGAGTCTACGGCCACACCCAACCCGTGGATCTGTACGACAACGTTCTGCTGGTGGCTGGCGGCATTGGAATCACTGCCGTCATCCCCTACGCCGAAGATATCGTCGCCCGAAACATCCCCGCCAAGGTCAAGCTCATGTGGACCGTGCGAGACATTACTCATCTGGAGCTCATGGCGGACcggctggagaagctggtggaggacgGACACGTGCAGCTCGAGCTCTACGTGTCGCAGACCCACGGAGACACTACCTATCTGTCGTCTCcagtggaggagaagggctctttcaacgacaagattgaggaggaggagtccgaTTCGGGTAACTCGCAGGAGGATCTGGGTAACGCCGAGGCCGACAAGGACGTGATGCGGGCCAAAAAGgaccaccatctccatctgcATCAACACAACCCCGACCTGGCCGAAGAGGTGCTTGAGAAGGGCATTCAGCATCCCCCCAAGCAGGTGCCTGTGCCCGGTTCTCAGGGCAAAATGCCTCTCTACGCATCTCTGGTCAACATGGGCAAACGACCCGTTCTCACCGAGGTGGTCACCGCCACCTTCACCGAGGCTGAGGGCTCCGTGGCGGTTCTGGGCTGCGGTCCGGCCACCATGGTCGACGCTCTGCGAGGAGTGGTTTCTGCCGAGATGGGTCTCGTTATTAACGGCCGAGTGGACTATTACGAGGAGGCCTTTGGATGGTAA
- a CDS encoding uncharacterized protein (Compare to YALI0F11869g, similar to Saccharomyces cerevisiae SAP155 (YFR040W) and SAP4 (YGL229C); ancestral locus Anc_3.547, similar to uniprot|P36123 Saccharomyces cerevisiae YKR028w) translates to MSFWRMGSGFSSVSVIDKILDNPDHTLHELLEEPDLLQEVLNSNAKLTEYLRRDDILEELVQLVKGSPESSKEEGQGEGEGENEGFDDKKPNSEEDKDKKDDCDNDNDVEMADSDDKEQPKEEEEPKQGEQATDAADPDKDDEDSDTSFDSTSSDPSKYKLEEEDQQHYASVASEILSAEVWSLTEALMEREELVQQIWEILDYPAPLSMNQAQFFTKISEHLLDKKTDDMIAFIKRQSNFVERFMRHIDDPPLMDFLLKVISTDKADNSTGIIDFLQKQRLIPSLIAFLGPDVPSYIQSAAGDFVKAFVTMSANSNSDNSTIGPNELSRELVSEPVVREFVRLMLFGGTGLATGVGIIIEIIRKNNSDYDYMPVLFITMKTHPPGPRDPIYLGTLVRIFSQHIPEFQAMLTRPSNKTLKTPIGDIEPLGFERFKICELVAELLHCSNMTLLNDPKGETIVAERDAERERVKQVIAKANEDGGDIDFARLSVSNEDEENEEQNEEEEGEAAKADAEEAKADSAETKAESEAVETEDKDDSLEAIEAALRKDPVVGDLLKISLVDNDVIVTILNMFMKFPWNNFLHNVVFDIVQQILNGPMGDGFNRFLAINLFDKGQLTQLIVDGQQRCDEYETEHGTRIGYMGHLTLISEEVVKFTAVFTPESISPVVAAAVTVPEWIMYVAHTLVKTREQHNALLGGARPDHNSVAHNPDAIILGDGAGNELGEEEAEDDERDGGVVDVDEDAKEDNPDQFSRYMSQQITGDMPDRFGSSDEDDEDDVWEERKFSNDLKPFHTSNKKESSDEDSDVSEGEPEVEIEQEVEVEGADKDAALRSSKEDSQKSDGDANEEPEKSEDA, encoded by the coding sequence ATGTCATTCTGGCGTATGGGATCCGGCTTTTCGTCGGTCAGTGTGATTGACAAGATTCTGGACAACCCAGACCACACGTTGcacgagcttctggaggagcccgACCTGCTCCAGGAGGtgctcaactccaacgCCAAGCTCACCGAGTATCTGCGACGAGACGATattctggaggagctggttCAGCTGGTCAAGGGGTCTCCGGAGAGCTCAAAAGAGGAGGGTCAGGGCGAAGGTGAGGGCGAGAACGAGGGCttcgacgacaagaagcccaATTCTGAGGAAGAtaaggacaagaaggacgactGTGATAACGACAATGACGTGGAAATGGCAGATTcggacgacaaggagcaACctaaggaggaggaggaaccGAAGCAGGGAGAGCAAGCGACCGACGCAGCAGACCCCGACaaagacgacgaggactCGGACACGTCGTTCGATTCCACATCGTCAGACCcctccaagtacaagctcgaggaggaggaccagCAGCACTACGCGTCGGTGGCCTCTGAAATCCTGTCTGCCGAGGTCTGGTCACTGACAGAGGCGCTCATGGAGCgggaggagctggtgcAGCAGATCTGGGAGATCCTGGACTACCCGGCCCCGCTGTCCATGAACCAGGCACAGTTCTTCACGAAAATCTCGGAGCATCTGCTggacaaaaaaacagacGATATGATTGCATTCATCAAGCGGCAGTCCAACTTTGTCGAGCGATTCATGCGCCACATTGACGACCCGCCACTCATGGACTTTCTGCTCAAGGTCATTTCCACCGACAAGGCCGACAACTCCACGGGCATCATCGACTTCCTGCAGAAACAGCGCCTGATCCCGTCGCTCATTGCCTTTCTAGGGCCCGACGTGCCGTCCTACATCCAGTCTGCCGCGGGCGACTTTGTCAAAGCGTTTGTAACCATGTCGGCCAACTCAAACTCGGACAACTCCACTATTGGCCCCAACGAGCTGTCTAGAGAGCTTGTTTCAGAGCCTGTCGTGCGCGAGTTTGTGCGACTCATGCTGTTTGGAGGCACCGGCCTTGCTACCGGCGTGGGCATCATCATTGAGATCATCCGAAAGAATAACTCCGATTATGACTACATGCCTGTGTTGTTCATTACCATGAAAACACACCCTCCGGGACCTCGAGACCCCATCTATCTCGGCACGCTGGTGCGCATCTTTTCGCAGCACATTCCCGAGTTCCAGGCCATGCTCACCCGTCCCAGCAATAAGACGCTCAAGACCCCCATTGGCGACATTGAGCCACTGGGCTTTGAGCGGTTTAAGATCTGCGAGCTGGTGGCAGAGTTGCTGCACTGTTCTAACATGACACTGCTCAATGATCCCAAGGGCGAGACCATTGTTGCCGAGCGAGATGCCGAGCGAGAGCGAGTCAAACAGGTCATCGCCAAGGCAAACGAGGACGGTGGCGACATTGACTTTGCCCGTCTTTCAGTGTCcaacgaggacgaggagaacgaggagCAaaacgaggaggaagaaggcgaggctgccaaggctgACGCCgaagaggccaaggctgatTCAGCCGAAACCAAGGCCGAGTCCGAGGCAGTCGAAACCGAAGACAAGGACGACTCGCTGGAGGCAATCGAGGCAGCCCTGCGCAAGGACCCCGTGGTGGGCGATCTGCTGAAAATCTCACTGGTGGACAACGACGTCATTGTCACGATTCTCAACATGTTCATGAAGTTCCCTTGGAACAACTTTCTGCATAACGTGGTGTTTGACATTGTGCAGCAGATTCTCAACGGCCCCATGGGTGACGGCTTCAATCGGTTCCTGGCCATCAATCTGTTTGATAAGGGCCAGCTAACCCAGCTCATTGTGGACGGCCAGCAGCGGTGCGACGAGTACGAGACCGAGCACGGTACCCGAATCGGTTACATGGGCCACTTGACGCTCATTTCcgaggaggtggtcaagTTCACGGCGGTGTTTACCCCCGAGTCTATCTCTCCGGTGGTGGCTGCCGCCGTCACGGTCCCTGAGTGGATCATGTACGTGGCCCACACGCTGGTCAAGACCCGGGAACAACACAATGCTCTGCTTGGCGGAGCTCGGCCGGACCACAACTCTGTGGCGCACAATCCCGACGCCATTATTCTTGGCGACGGAGCTGGCAACGAGCTCGGtgaagaggaggcagaGGACGACGAGCGAGATGGCGGAGTGGTGGACGTCGAcgaggacgccaaggaggacaacCCCGACCAGTTTTCGCGATACATGAGTCAGCAGATCACTGGCGACATGCCCGACCGGTTCGGCTCATCcgacgaggacgatgaggacgacgTCTGGGAGGAACGCAAGTTCTCCAACGATCTCAAACCGTTCCACACCTCgaacaagaaggagtcTTCGGACGAGGACTCCGATGTGTCTGAGGGTGAACCAGAGGTTGAGATTGAGCAGGAGGTCGAGGTCGAGGGAGCTGACAAGGACGCAGCATTACGTTCGAGCAAGGAGGATAGCCAAAAGTCTGACGGAGACGCAAATGAGGAACCTGAGAAATCGGAGGATGCATAA
- a CDS encoding uncharacterized protein (Compare to YALI0F11891g, weakly similar to uniprot|P43613 Saccharomyces cerevisiae YFR041c and DEHA0G20449g Debaryomyces hansenii, similar to Saccharomyces cerevisiae ERJ5 (YFR041C); ancestral locus Anc_3.548), whose protein sequence is MKFSIIFLVTLFALVFAQGGNQWSKEDREIFDLNLAVQKDLNPDNSKPVSFYQWLDTERKASVDEVTKSYRKLSRQLHPDKNRKVPGATDRFTRLGLVYKILINKDLRKRYDFYLKNGFPREGENGEFVFKRFKPGVGFALFVLYFLIGLGSYVVKYLNAKKIKSTIERVEREVRKEASRKNGVRLPATTDVIVDGRQYCYYNTGEIHLVDTDNNIEHPISSQGVEMPGIKDSLWVTLPVALFNLVKPKSAAEKAEEAKIQQEKEAKEERERPKPKAATKVGGRRRK, encoded by the coding sequence atgaagttctccatcatcttcctGGTGACACTGTTTGCACTGGTGTTTGCCCAGGGCGGCAACCAGTggtccaaggaggaccgCGAGATTTTCGATCTCAACCTGGCGGTCCAGAAGGACCTCAACCCCGACAACTCCAAGCCGGTCAGCTTCTACCAGTGGCTGGACACGGAGCGAAAGGCGTCTGTGGACGAGGTGACCAAGAGCTACCGAAAACTGTCGCGACAATTGCACCCCGACAAGAACCGAAAGGTGCCTGGAGCCACAGATCGATTCACCCGGCTAGGTCTGGTGTACAAAAttctcatcaacaaggaccTGCGAAAACGATACGACTTCTACCTCAAGAACGGATTCCCTCGGGAGGGCGAAAACGGCGAGTTTGTGTTCAAGCGATTCAAGCCCGGCGTGGGCTTTGCGCTCTTTGTGCTCTACTTTTTGATCGGCCTGGGCTCCTACGTGGTCAAGTACCtcaacgccaagaagatcaagtCTACCATTGAACGGGTGGAGCGAGAGGTGCGCAAGGAGGCCAGCCGAAAGAACGGAGTCCGACTGCCTGCCACCACAGACGTGATTGTAGACGGTCGGCAGTACTGCTACTACAACACCGGTGAGATCCATCTGGTGGACACTGACAACAACATTGAGCACCCCATCTCTTCCCAGGGGGTGGAGATGCCCGGCATCAAGGACTCTCTGTGGGTCACTCTGCCCGTGGCTCTCTTCAATCTTGTCAAGCCCAAGTCTGccgccgagaaggccgaggaggccaagatccagcaagaaaaagaggccaaggaggagcgggAAAGgcccaagcccaaggccGCCACCAAGGTCGGAGGACGTCGACGTAAGTGA
- a CDS encoding uncharacterized protein (Compare to YALI0F11913g, similar to uniprot|P06783 Saccharomyces cerevisiae YKL178c STE3 pheromone a-factor receptor and LLA- IPF8120. 1, similar to Saccharomyces cerevisiae STE3 (YKL178C); ancestral locus Anc_1.167): MSLQKTLQAVNILGILCQIAPTAWHIKRRNYMALSLFFTLFVGQLMMLINASVWGGDDFETVWDGWGYCQLAVRVLSALDTIIMCCSIATIRALCLILRDGGGPVRSWKTVTAELLICWGFPILFMALTVLLDVGPYALVKYQGCIALFGESWVMFIIYQLRRPLLGIIAFIYATLCIYRVYKKRKDFRDILATSNTGLNTSRFTRLLLHAIGVIMIVLPVNLTVFVIDLTQMIWQPYSLYDYRHTSLWDDEIYRIDSDRISWWLWIYLPISLLTFIFFGTGKDALVMYTSVIRKLTFQKEEIPGVAELRSRNRYAPPDERLFREKPRRRNRFSWFSKSSDKTLPFDNMGEPVTVSVTSFKALDSLDSPTTPVNTDIMSNVLEVEKKV; the protein is encoded by the coding sequence ATGAGCCTGCAAAAAACGCTTCAGGCGGTCAATATTCTGGGAATTCTCTGCCAAATTGCCCCCACGGCATGGCACATCAAACGACGCAACTACATGGCTCTGTCGCTCTTCTTCACGCTCTTTGTGGGCCAGCTCATGATGCTCATCAACGCCTCGGTGTGGGGAGGAGACGACTTTGAAACTGTGTGGGACGGCTGGGGCTACTGCCAGCTAGCCGTGCGGGTTCTCAGTGCCCTTGATACAATCATCATGTGCTGCTCAATAGCCACCATCAGGGCTCTCTGTCTCATTCTGAGAGACGGTGGAGGCCCTGTCCGGAGCTGGAAAACGGTCACGGCCGAGCTTCTCATCTGCTGGGGCTTCCCCATCCTGTTTATGGCCCTCaccgtccttcttgacgtgGGTCCATACGCTCTAGTCAAGTACCAGGGCTGCATTGCGCTGTTTGGCGAATCCTGGGTCATGTTTATCATCTACCAGCTGCGCAGACCGCTTCTGGGGATCATTGCCTTCATCTACGCCACGCTGTGTATCTACAGAGTCtacaagaagcgaaaggaCTTTAGGGACATTCTGGCAACATCTAACACGGGTCTGAATACGTCGCGGTTCACCCGGCTGTTGCTTCATGCCATTGGAGTGATCATGATAGTGCTGCCCGTCAATCTCACCGTCTTTGTCATCGACCTGACCCAGATGATCTGGCAACCATACTCGCTATACGACTACAGACATACGTCGCTGTGGGACGACGAAATCTACCGCATCGACAGCGACCGGATTTcctggtggttgtggatCTACCTGCCCATCAGTCTGCTCACCTTCATTTTCTTTGGGACTGGAAAAGACGCTCTCGTAATGTACACCTCTGTCATCCGAAAACTCACcttccagaaggaggagattccCGGGGTTGCTGAGCTCAGATCGCGCAACAGATACGCTCCCCCAGACGAGAGGCTGTTTCGAGAGAAACCTCGCCGTCGAAATCGGTTCTCGTGGTTCTCCAAGTCCTCAGATAAGACTCTTCCTTTCGATAACATGGGCGAACCTGTGACAGTGTCGGTGACTTCGTTCAAGGCCCTGGACAGTCTGGACTCACCCACCACCCCGGTTAACACAGACATCATGTCCAACGTGCTCGaggtggaaaagaaggTCTAG
- a CDS encoding uncharacterized protein (Compare to YALI0F11847g, no similarity, similar to Saccharomyces cerevisiae YFR039C and SHE10 (YGL228W); ancestral locus Anc_3.546) — protein MAKSADKVEKPWETASEPQSSQTAQRKRKPAAKTTCSPCRTTRLALRALFWYAVFLLYWKCPYGSELNTNSPALCGPLHCGIQRIEPVVKPYYDTYAEPYVMLARPYCTKTVELNNNYVVPAGQRVGRAARAVYNRFLAPHVDTACAKAEELYDTHAKEHHQVVTQHYNHVMQYANQQYERARIISLTVYMNHVQPVLVKLEPHCDRAVRYLHSHVCPRAKAYSLQLYYHIESVISRGYAVITPKIQEVWDKNVEPQLVKIRERVSLYRHKSQTIVSTAGTVIIGVENPTDTAAEVSSSVSTSVDTTSETSAADTLLATPVEELEETATATEDADEEKITPFKWPGAPEEKDPAESALQYWKKKVTKQLEEAQLSLNEEVNAEKARLLRLLEPQFTEKLQHLSDVAQSAYITIDKVVADIIPHRFRKEFNAKYGPVAERKKAAEEEGIEDEYDEDIVGTQIRVEPSDVQATFKTQADLLREGAMDVRELASELAQTVIDRTEKVRLNTLEVLDEFAEFALKELAKTVVNTESFSHWKEYKQVKDSIIDAKERMEKSEIPMEDVNGYLREVQETANHLAREAAQALNGLRSKSDFYFQERHRMEDSERVAKGETLSDETPEGVEFYEPTAEEIAEEAAAEKKQRAKAPFVEYDIEEEEGEEEEEGSTSTYTMTQTQTRVVTVSTDEKPVATPEPEEEAEVEEEVEDKTVKKTASSYGDFDEEDYEDEEDEYDY, from the coding sequence ATGGCCAAATCCGCAGACAAGGTGGAAAAGCCCTGGGAAACGGCCTCCGAGCCGCAATCGTCCCAGACCGCCCAACGCAAGCGAAAACCCGCCGCAAAAACCACATGCTCCCCCTGCAGAACCACTCGACTGGCGCTGCGGGCGCTCTTCTGGTACGCCGTCTTCCTGCTCTACTGGAAGTGCCCCTACGGCTCCGAGctcaacacaaacagccccGCGCTCTGTGGCCCGCTGCATTGCGGTATCCAGCGAATTGAGCCCGTCGTCAAGCCCTACTATGACACCTACGCCGAGCCCTACGTGATGCTGGCCCGTCCCTATTGCACAAAAACCgtcgagctcaacaacaactacGTGGTGCCTGCTGGCCAGCGGGTCGGACGTGCGGCGCGAGCAGTGTACAACCGGTTCCTGGCTCCCCACGTCGACACGGCTTGTGCAaaggccgaggagctgtACGATACTCATGCCAAGGAGCACCATCAGGTTGTGACCCAGCACTACAACCATGTGATGCAATATGCCAATCAGCAGTACGAACGGGCGCGAATCATCAGCCTGACCGTCTACATGAATCACGTTCAGCCCGTGCTGGTCAAGTTGGAACCCCATTGTGATCGAGCAGTCAGATATCTGCATTCGCACGTGTGTCCCCGAGCCAAGGCATACTCGCTCCAGCTCTACTACCACATTGAGAGCGTCATTTCACGGGGCTACGCTGTGATCACGCCCAAGATTCAGGAGGTTTGGGACAAGAACGTGGAGCCTCAGCTGGTCAAGATCCGAGAACGAGTCTCTCTGTACCGACACAAGAGCCAGACCATTGTTTCCACCGCCGGAACCGTGATCATTGGCGTCGAGAACCCTACCGATACCGCCGCCGAGGTGTCTTCTTCCGTTTCTACCTCCGTTGACACCACCTCCGAGacttctgctgctgataCCCTTCTGGCCACTCCCGTcgaagagctggaggagactgCCACCGCTACGGAAGATGctgacgaggagaagatcacgCCGTTCAAGTGGCCCGGAGCTCCCGAGGAAAAGGACCCCGCGGAGTCTGCCCTTCAGtactggaagaagaaggtgaccaagcagctcgaggAGGCCCAGCTGTCTCTCAACGAGGAGGTCaacgccgagaaggccCGTCTGCTGCGGCTGTTGGAGCCCCAGTTCACCGAGAAGCTGCAGCATCTGTCTGACGTGGCCCAGAGCGCCTACATTACCATCGACAAGGTGGTGGCCGATATCATCCCCCACCGATTCCGCAAGGAGTTCAATGCTAAGTACGGCCCCGTTGCCGAGCGAAAAAaggctgccgaggaggagggcatTGAGGATGAGTACGATGAGGACATTGTTGGTACCCAGATCCGAGTAGAGCCCTCGGACGTTCAGGCCACCTTCAAGACTCAGGCTGATCTGTTACGAGAAGGCGCCATGGACGTGCGTGAGCTCGCGTCTGAGCTCGCCCAGACTGTCATTGATCGAACCGAAAAAGTGCGGCTCAACACtctggaggtgctggacGAGTTTGCCGAGTTTGCGCTCAAGGAGCTAGCCAAGACGGTCGTCAACACCGAGTCCTTCTCGCACTGGAAGGAATACAAGCAGGTCAAGGACTCGATCATCGACGCCAAGGAGCGGATGGAGAAGAGTGAAATCCCCATGGAGGACGTCAACGGATACCTGCGGGAGGTGCAGGAGACCGCCAACCACCTTGCTCGAGAGGCTGCCCAGGCGCTCAACGGCCTGCGGTCCAAGTCTGACTTTTACTTCCAGGAGCGGCACCGAATGGAGGATTCGGAGCGGGTGGCCAAGGGCGAGACTTTATCCGATGAGACTCCCGAGGGAGTGGAGTTCTACGAGCCTACGGCGGAAgagattgccgaggaggcagctgccgagaagaagcagcgGGCCAAGGCTCCGTTTGTGGAGTACGAcattgaagaagaggagggggaggaggaggaggagggctcGACGTCGACATACACCATGACTCAGACCCAGACTCGGGTGGTGACCGTCAGCACGGACGAGAAGCCTGTTGCCACCCCCGAGCCTGAagaggaggccgaggttgaggaggaggtggaggacaagaCCGTCAAGAAGACGGCTTCTTCGTACGGCGACtttgacgaggaggattacgaggatgaggaggatgagtATGATTACTAG
- a CDS encoding uncharacterized protein (Compare to YALI0F11935g, similar to uniprot|P40857 Saccharomyces cerevisiae YJL097w and DEHA0C18733g Debaryomyces hansenii, similar to Saccharomyces cerevisiae PHS1 (YJL097W); ancestral locus Anc_1.269), with the protein MASALVTKYLTLYNSISTFLWFAVLARLLILLPLVGYDYVSGGLRDFLIGVQTLAGLEIFHSLFGLVRSPLQTTVMQIFSRFALVWGVLYQYPQTGTDIFFTFMVIAWSVTEVIRYSFYALNLAGWGVPDWHQWIRYNFFLVLYPLGVSGEMKLMWNAIAYARTEQPYFALFLKAAMVIWPIGLYILYSHMLKQRSKHYRQVIKKDR; encoded by the coding sequence ATGGCATCGGCTCTGGTAACCAAGTACCTCACGCTGTACAACAGCATTTCGACCTTTCTGTGGTTTGCCGTTCTGGCACGGCTTCTGATTCTGCTGCCTCTGGTGGGATACGATTACGTGTCTGGGGGTCTGCGGGACTTCCTCATTGGAGTCCAGACTCTGGCAGGCCTGGAGATCTTCCACTCGCTGTTCGGCCTGGTGCGATCGCCCCTGCAGACCACCGTGATGCAAATCTTCTCGCGATTTGCCCTCGTGTGGGGCGTGCTGTACCAGTACCCCCAGACCGGCACTGacatcttcttcaccttcaTGGTGATTGCGTGGTCCGTGACCGAGGTGATCCGATACTCCTTCTACGCGCTTAACCTAGCTGGCTGGGGCGTCCCCGACTGGCACCAGTGGATCCGATACAACTTCTTCCTGGTGCTGTACCCTCTGGGTGTGTCTGGCGAGATGAAGCTCATGTGGAACGCCATTGCCTACGCCCGAACCGAGCAGCCCTACTTTGCTCTCTTCCTCAAGGCCGCCATGGTCATCTGGCCCATTGGACTCTACATTCTCTATTCCCACATGCTCAAGCAGCGATCCAAGCATTACCGACAGGTtatcaagaaggacagaTAA